The window TCACTGGACAGTATAGTCTTAGAAACACAGACGcccacagatgcacacacacacacacacacacacacacacacacacacgcacacacacgtctgTGTGTCACTCCTTGTGGCTGAAAAGCATATAGCTATATAAGGTCCAGATGATGAATGTATGATGCATTTAGCCTTTTCCTTGGCTGATGTTTTGtgccaaacacattttctataCATTTCTGTCTAAATTGCAGGGGATTCAGATGGGTATTGTTGGTGCCAACCAGTGGAAGGGAGGCTACCAGCAATACACAAGCACAGGCCAGAAGAGGATCTCCTATGAGTCTTCAAATATGGAACCTGACAGTTATCTGGGTATGAATATTACAGTACAAACAATGGTGTATTTACACTGCTGTACTGTAATCCTTCCTCCCATCTTTTGAAAACACAAGATTTTGGGAaaggaacaggaaaaaaacaaatgaggacTAAGGAGTGAAAACTATGATTCAAAGTTGTGCAGAAGCCAGTAAGATATCAACAAATCCTGAAGACGCAGCTTATATAGATATTgtgatgattttaaaatgtgttcaggGAAGACCAAAGTGAAGGCTCCTCATGGTATCCAGATTTAAATGCacacaagaaaagcaaagaaTATTCTGAACTAGAAGCATCCTGCAAGGAAAAGTGTGTAGGGGGTGACCCAAAGCaagttttttaatgttaaatcaaaaaaagaataaataatgcttatttgtaattaatagcttgctgaaatgtgtaattttaaagattGTTCCCAGCAAAGATAATGATGATGTTATGTAATTAACACTTAAAAAATCAGTAAAAGATACAGTTTGTCCTTAGTTGGTCTAGCCTTTGTATACTAATGTGCTTGACTCTTTAATTCTAGGTTACTCCATGGCAGTCGCCAAAACGCGGTTGGGCACACTGACAATTGTAGGTGCTCCAAGATATCAACACAGAGGAGTTGTGATTTCAGTTTACAAAAACAGTCGTAACCAAAAAATTGATCCCTTTGCTTGGCAGGTGTGTGCTCACGATTAAGACAATGTAAAGATTTAATGTTTATATTAAATTGAAGGTTGTTGTTTTCTCACTTtactaattgttttttgttgctttcaGTTTCAGATTGGTGAATATTTTGGTGCAGTGGTTTGTGCCATGGATGTGGATCGTGACACGTACACTGACCTAGTCCTCATATCTGCCCCTATGTACATGGACGTTGATAGAGAAGGACGAGTTTATGTTTGCAGCTTATCAAATGAGGTAAATGACAGTTCTATCCAGAATCTATTGGATTTTTTCAATGAGAATTCAAACATTGACTCTCATCCTTTTTTCCTATTTCCACCAGAGAGTTGAGTGTCGCTTCGATAATCCATTAGTGCTGAGAGGGGATGCATCTGACCAAGGAAGGTTTGGGTCTTCTCTTGCTGTATTGCCTGACCTTAACAGTGATGGTCTCAATGATTTGGCAGTTGGAGCACCTTTGGAGAATGGTGGTCAAGGTAGCATCTACATCTTCCACGGtgaaacaggaggaggaaggattAGTCCTACTTACTCACAGGTGAGCGAGAACAAAGAAGCAACAAGAGGATTCGAATGATATGTATGGCCTTTTGTTTGCCActgtatttaatatataatctagacaaaatgtagttttgattgattcaaatattttcatttatgtaGAGAATCGCTTCCTCTGAAGTCCAGCCAGGACTGAAGTTCTTTGGTATATCGATCAGTCAGTCGTCTTTTGACCTTAGTAACGACAATCTGCCTGATTTAGCAGTGGGTTCAAAGGGAACAGTGGTCTTACTCAGGTAAGATGCTCCTGTCACACATTATTACTCCCAAATGTAATTCTACcatttgtgttcatttgtgtcaACATAATCATACAACCATAAGGTTGTATGATTATCATACAACCATAAGGTTGTATGATTATCATACAACCATAAGGTTGTATGATTATCATACAACCATAAGGTTGTATGATTATCATACAACCATAAGGTTGTATGATTATCATACAACCATAAGGTTGTATGATTATCATACAACCATAAGGTTGTATGATTATCATACAACCATAAGGTTGTATGATTATCATACAACCATAAGGTTGTATGATTATCATACAACCATAAGGTTGTATGATTATCATACAACCATAAGGTTGTATGATTATGTCCACCTTTCACGGTAACACAATTTTAAATTGGTAACAAGACCTTGTTACCAATTTAGGACAGAACTGTTCACCAATAATAGATTGTATCAGGCAGCTAAAATAAGATTTACCAGTTGTCATTTTGGTATACTGCTTTACAATTTTCATATGTACTCTGTCCATTTCCAGATCAAAGCCTATAGTAATGGTCGATGCTGCGGTGACCTTCAACCCAAACAAAATCCAAACTCAAAACTCAGACTGCTCAAAACCACTGGACAACACAGCTACAATCTGCTTTACCATGACCAGACGCTCTACAGTAGATAAAGGTCACTGATTCTCTTCACTGTTTCTAAACACAGACCCACTGTCCATCCATTTAgatatgtgtgtacatgagtAACCTTTAAATGAAACTCTAATTCCAGCTACAGCAACGATTAATTATACTTTAAAGCTGGATGCCAATCTGCTTAACTATGACCAGAAACTCTCGAATAGATAAAGGTCACTGATTCTCTTAACTGTTTCTAAACCACAGACCCACTGTCAATCCatacttgtatgtgtgtacatgagtAACCTTTAAATTAAACTCTAATCTGTTCTAGCTAGAGCAACAATTAACTATACTTTAACACTGGATGCCACACGTAAGGTCCCAAACAACCGAGCTTACATCAGGGAGAAACAACAAGAGGAGAGTGGTTCAATAACTCTTGGCTTAGAGAAACAATGCTTCAGTGTGAGCTTCCACATTGAGGTGAGTTGTTTAAAACCTAATAACATCAGGAAAACCCACTACAACCCACACAGCTTCaatgtgaaaaacataatttttgatACAACCAACCTTCACTACCTTGATATTCATAATAGTACCCTCCTCTCACAGGCCTGTCCAGAAGATGCTCTGAATCCACTTGACAACGAGCTCCGATTCACCTTTGATGGTTTGGCTTCTGACAAAAATCTCAAGCCAAGTCTGGCCCAACAGGCTAAGACAACAACCTTTCATCCTGTAAGTAATCTTTAAAGACACCCTCATTTATTGGTCAGTTTTATTTCACACtgagggtgttttcaaacctgtatttgtttgctctggtccgaatcagtggatgagttggtaaacttggtgCATTTTCCCGTTGGTTTGATTTCCAACCAAAAAgcatcactacaagccacaaGAGAACGTTCACTCCTCTCATTGCTTACATGTGTCTGGGGTGggagcaagaacataaacacaaaagaaaCTCCTGAAGAATGTTTGGCTACGTCATCATGTTCCCACCAAAAACAAACCactccagagtttgtttgggACTGGACCGAGACCATATCCTCAAATGGTCTCGGTgcggttgttttggtccacacctgAGTGAGTATGattactgtgttcagatctgcccagaAGAATCACACTAATGGGGAAAATGAACCAGTTCAATTCACACTTTTCACATGTGGTCTTCACTGACTGTCAGAATTTCAACTGAACTGAAGATTTAACAATAAAGTTCAGGGGTTGTGAagttaagaaaaacaacttgaCTTTCTGATTCATGTTTGTCACATGTTGACAACACTTTTTGTGATTAATTACATGGTTGCCAGGTCAtgacagatatcaccacataaTTGACCATTAGGTACTATGTATGTGAAGTAGGTCTATGTGAAGAGCTCTCCAGTACTATGAAATGCTCAGGCATCATCATACTCTCTGAATAATGTTCAATTGTAATTCCATTcatttgtcatgtctgtcttgGCCATTTGCTCTTACACTTTCTGAACAAAATGGTTTACTAAATACTCTCTTCAACAGTTACCTTTTGAGATCAACTGTGGCAATGACAACAACTGTATAGATAACCTGAAAGTGGATTTCAACTTCACCAGGTGAGACTGATTTTCAAATGTGAAGCCTGACTTAGGTGTTTGGATCTACTGTATTATTTGTGGATTCACTATTGGTGGGCAGGTGACatgtttaacttttctttttgcacTCCCAAATTGGTCAGCATgctcttttaattttttactcTGTAAGCATAGCATTTGGCATGTTACTCTTTTTGTATATGCTGGACTAATGTTACATGCACCCGGACTCTATTTGTTACAATTTCATCTttgtgcaatgtttttttttcctaccttcacttttccattttctcctaTTCTATCAGTTCCTCAGAGGTCAAAGTAGGCATTGATGAACTGCTGGAGGTCACTGTGTCAGTTGAAAACAGGGAGGAAAACTCCTACAACAGCCATGTCATTCTCACGTACCCACCTGGGCTCTCCTACAGGAAGTTTACAGGCCTGCAGGTGAGGATCAAGTCTGTTTCAATTCAACTCTTGTCAGCTGCTCTCTGAGGTTATGCAGTGATTGTggattatgtgtgttttttaataaaggGAAGAATTGAGTGCAACTCCTTGGACAGTGGAGCTGGCTTATCTCAAGGAAAGACAGACTGCACTATTGACAAGCCTATTTTCAAGACCAACGCTAAGGTTTGTAGTGTGTACAGAAGCATCTCATCTCACTGCAGCTGAGCCGAGAGAGGAGACAATCTGATCTCtctcattcttttcattttaggCGCTCTTCATTGTGTCCTATGGGATTGAAAGCAACAGTCAACTTGACAGGAAGTTATTCATCACTGCAGATGCCACCAGGTACTGTTGTGTTCATCTTCCAGCCTATAAGCACAtcactgtacatgtgtgtatgtgacaattattattattactcgTGTACAATTAATTTCACCTCTCTTAGTGGGAACGAGCACTCCAAGTCAAGTGAACTTTACAAAATGAAAGGGATTGATGTGAAGTACAGCATTTTTATGACAATTGAAAGGTTTGTGCTCCATGTGATttaataagtttaaaaagattttaaaataatttaaagtgaCATTGTAAAGCTTAATGTCTTTGAAACattcaatgtttctgttcaGTTCCCTCAGCTACAGCAATTTCACTTACGGCAAGAGTAATTTGCAGAAACCACTCCAACAATCAATTAAGGTAAAAAATCTTATCCTATCataatatcatttttttaaaaaaggttaattAACTTTATTCAGACTTGACTTTAATGCTCAGTaggtctttttcttttctcccctctTAGGTTATAAATGACATCAGAGCACTGAATTTCACTGTGGTGATCAGGGTTCCTATAAAGCTCGGTAATGAAGACATCTGGGTGGATTCGAGCAGTTTGCAGGTAACATGTGGGAACTCATTGTTACTGAAACCCCAGAAGTCTCAAATGTAGCTGTTTTTATGCAACTAAAGCCTTGTGGATGAATTTGTTCTCTGTTAAACTGACATGAATCAGCTCTATTTCAGATTCCAGACTGCCAAAGAGACAAAGATGAAAAACCCACCGTCACAAATTTTGTTGCtcagatacagaaaaataagtCAGTGGTAAGTATCAGAGGCTCTACCATCTGTACATGGTGGAATTTAATCTAATCATATATAGATTTAGAAATGTATGGTATTTTAGTGCATTACACATAAGTTTTCCCTGTTTCCAGCAATAAATTTAGGCCTCCTTTTAATCACCCACAGGACTGCTCTGTAGCCAGTTGCAGAGTGTTCAAGTGCAATCGTGTCATGGGAATACAGGAGCATAAAAAGTACACAATCTCTGCCAACCTTAGTTCTGAATGGATAAAGCAGGTaactaatgtgtgtgtaaaaataataatgttttaatgaaaatgaacaatcctaaagattaaattaaatgtctgaCTCCCccgtttttctctctcagattgGACTTGATTCTGCCAAATTCCTCTTGACCAGCACGGCCAGTCTGGAGTACGACAGAAACCAGTACATCTTCTTTTCAGTGCGGTCAAATAACAATCCTCCCATTCACAAGGTAATTATACGTcggatttgtttatttgtgtttgaaaagagCTTGAATGGAGATCTGATCCAAAATCTGTCACTGCACATCTCAGATTGTGGCAGAGGTAGAAGTGTATCCTGAACCAGACTTCACCAAAGAGATTGTTGGAGGATCTGTGGGAGGGTTGGCTCTGCTGGCTTTACTCACTGCTGGTCTGTACAAGGTGAGATACTTTACATGCACTATATCAGTTTATTACACAGCATCATGGAGGCAATAAGACAACCTGAGGTCTAGTATTGGGCACCCTTTATCACAAAATACACCCAGTGACAATACTTGAATGTGgcatctttacatttttattattctttcatttggtttggttctttttatgtttttattgtgcatcTCTAATGCAGGattgcagtgtttttatataaCTTCCTTTGTTTTGTACTCTCAGGCTGGATTTTTCAAGAGTAAATACAAGGAGATGATTAATGAGGAACAAACAGCTGATCCGGGGGTTGAGGGAGGCGAACCCACACCAGAGTAACAAACATGAAGTCAGTTGATGTCCCACAGACAAGCTGATACAAGCcagaaaacaccaaaactcttCCAACATCTACACTGGCTTTGTCATCTCAGATTAGTTCATCTGTACCATAAATTGTTGTGCATGTTTGTCTTcaatagaaaatatataaatgtgttgcCATTTTcatgaatacacatttaaatggaaaatatatttgtgcAACCCTTGcaacactttcatttcattatccTGAAAAAGAGCTTGTGATCCATACATAGAGCAGCAAGAGTTTTAGAGCTTCAAAACTGATTTTGTAATCCACATTTTGAACTGAATAGCTTACTGTTGGTctataattaaatatttgtgcTTATATCCCTGCAAACCATGTGTGttaatttgtacattttgttttaagtgaAAAATTATTCAATACATTATGATCCTTTGGAGTCTGGGTTTCATCACATGATACTGTACAACTGCTGAAATACAAGGTGGAATCCTTAAGAGCAGGGACCTTACTTGCTTGAGATAAATATGTATTTGATACCACTTTTATTGACAATGTGAGCTGCTTTgctattaaatacattttaaaatgtgcaacGTTGTGTTCTGAATGTATGTAAGAAGACATTTGATGCTTcatcaatttttatttcatatgtgattaaaatgaaaattgaccTTATACAAAGCTgatcatgacatttttatgtagaaagaaaacagagttaTAATTGAGTAGagcataaataacataaaagttGACCTTCGTTTAAATGGATTCAGTGGAAGACTTTGAAACTGacattatcttttaaaataattcatcacactacagaaaaatatattttattttttataaaaatataaacatctttGGCCTAAAAATGCAACACTTTCttcaatgttttcttctatTTGACCTGAGTTACTGTACGTgcaaatacagaatataaacaaGGCTTTTGAGAAGTGTTTAAAGCTGTAAGTCAACTTGACTTTTAAGTGCAATAATGAATTGCTTCAAGCATCCCGTTGACAACAGACCTAACAGCTTGACAACAGGAACATAGAGGTAATGGGTAAAAAGAAGGACAGGAATGAGGACACGGAGaaacctgctgctcctcctgtggCGGCAGGAGAAGGCATGTTGCCCACTGCCTCCTTTAAGAATGACCCAAATCTTGAAGTTTTGGCAAAGATCTGAATGTCTGCACGGACAGATTTGCTCCCTCCTGTTGATACAACAGCCAACTGGAACCAAGATGAATCTGAAAACACTAATATTTACAAACTTCTgacatgatgaaaaacaaagtttagAAACTGGTGGaagggaaaaaatattttacccgCTGAATGTCCATGGTATACGTGCAAATGTGTTAGAAGCGTTCCCACAATTTGTTACTCAAGTGTCAAGTTCTCAAAGACTTGTGCCAGCTCTGTCAGTGCCTAAAAAATCCCATTTACTAATGTGAATACAAACAGTCAACAAAGTACAAAGTAACTAGATGTAGAGTAATTAAACTTCTCATGCAAACAATATTAACCTTACCTGTGCTCTTGCTCCCTGTCCCCCAGCCTGCCATCCAGCGTTGACTTCCAGCAGGGAGAGATCTGGCATTGCtaatgtccacacacacaggctggaTATAATCACTGTAGCTGTTTTGGTCACTGTAATTTTCACAACAGCCTGAGACCGTTGAGATCTCAAACTCCTCTGAGCCACCCACTAATTGCAGGCCAAGAAACACACTCCAGTCCCCAATGTTTGGATTAGGGCTGTAGGGAAATAAATCCAGTCCACTCCACAGCCCTGTTGAAGATGGCGGAGAACTTGTTGGTGTGGGTCTCagaacacttcctgtctgtgagaGCCCTCCACATTCCGGGTCTGGAGAACAGGGGCACCGACCTCATGTTGAGAGGCAGCCTTCTGCCAGACGAGTGGGTGCTACACCCTGAGGTGGTGTAGCAGATTTGGGACTGGTTCGGGTGAGTGGAAGTGGACCAGTTTGCCAGTCAAAACAACACCCACTGCCCGCTAAGGTTCCCCCTGACGCTGCAAGACGATCCACCCTTGGGGATGGATGAGTTTGCACACACGCCATGGCCAAAGAGGCTGCTTTATGCCTTTCCTGCTCTTCCTCTCATTCCCCTgctgctggagagagagagacaagagtgGCTGTCGGTCATCCTGATAGCTTCGGACCACCATTTGGTGCCATGGTATGCAGAGAGACCCAGATGTTGGCGCTCAGCCCTGGTGAGTAAGGACCCTCCTGCTGCGGTCTGAGCACATTCCACACATGCCATGGCAGCGTCGACAGCCTTGTTCAGTGGGGTGAGTGTCGAGGACACATGCATGGCAGCGGCCTGGTCTATGCCTTGTCCATTCATAAAGTTCTATTTCTTAGACATGACAGGCTCCTTTTCAAGGTCCGTGCTCACAGGTGTGactcaggacttgtgaaaagggtGGTGTGAGTGTCAGCTGTGGTACACCTGAATCCCCTGGGAAATTATACACTTGCATTATCCTGTGATCAAAGATGACTCAGGAAATGGGGTGTGCAGGGTGTTTGGTGTATGACCTATGACCCCTGCGAGGTTAGGCCATGTTTTCACTCAGCTCAGGTCCATGTTAACTGGACTGGGTTGGGCCCCCTACTGCTCCACTTAAGCAGCTAGATTATAAAGTAGTAGAAGAGCTGCGGCGGCTAACCTTTATCCGGTCAGACTCAGTGAGGAAGTCTGATGACATGTTGCGGCAAGGCATACATTGATCGGACTCTGCGTACTGTACCCaaagagtccagtagagggcagagcctgtgtgagatagaatgaaggttatgatattgtaacTCTAGTTCTATAACCACAGATGGAACCCTCTACCTATGGACCCTGTCACCCCTTTGCCATCCGCTGAAGTGGTTTCGGATAGTGAGCAGTGGTGAGACGCAGCTTATATAGTGTGGAAGACACACATAATCGGTAGGCGCATCCTGATTGGCCGGCTACATACATGCAAAATTTCAGTGGGCAGTTGCATGCAAGTGACAGGaagagagtattacccatagagtccactagagggctctgcctgtgcttatagaactagggttacgaTATCGTAACCTTTGTTTCCTGCTCTTGGAGTCGTGAAGGTTTAAAGGTGATTCagcattcattttcaaattaaatacaaCGGTCTTTAAATTGA is drawn from Thunnus thynnus chromosome 20, fThuThy2.1, whole genome shotgun sequence and contains these coding sequences:
- the LOC137171624 gene encoding integrin alpha-M-like, coding for MDWIISTTLFLSVLQAALCFNIDPVAWKSLSNSAAGFGYQVVQRQSDLLVSAPLAQYSSSQRGQIFKCSTESCTKVSVPVPEFAVNMSLGLTMTSDPTTQNTLACGPTIPKDCKSITLYSGVCLQLSSYDHVEYSVPSSSEECRTQEIAFLLDGSGSVDAEDFYRMKTFVKNLVGSFQGQDTKFAIAQFSTDPTIHYYFDTFDTNNWKSQIDGIRQLTGWTYTAKAIKHVVNNVFSASKGSRSDVKKILIVITDGESNDRNDLQNAVNSAEKKKIVRFAIGVGGAFNNYRAKQELDTIASKPSANHVFQVSNFGALEKIRQSLQDKIFSIEGSQTGGESLKMEMAQVGFSAAYVPGGIQMGIVGANQWKGGYQQYTSTGQKRISYESSNMEPDSYLGYSMAVAKTRLGTLTIVGAPRYQHRGVVISVYKNSRNQKIDPFAWQFQIGEYFGAVVCAMDVDRDTYTDLVLISAPMYMDVDREGRVYVCSLSNERVECRFDNPLVLRGDASDQGRFGSSLAVLPDLNSDGLNDLAVGAPLENGGQGSIYIFHGETGGGRISPTYSQRIASSEVQPGLKFFGISISQSSFDLSNDNLPDLAVGSKGTVVLLRSKPIVMVDAAVTFNPNKIQTQNSDCSKPLDNTATICFTMTRRSTVDKARATINYTLTLDATRKVPNNRAYIREKQQEESGSITLGLEKQCFSVSFHIEACPEDALNPLDNELRFTFDGLASDKNLKPSLAQQAKTTTFHPLPFEINCGNDNNCIDNLKVDFNFTSSSEVKVGIDELLEVTVSVENREENSYNSHVILTYPPGLSYRKFTGLQGRIECNSLDSGAGLSQGKTDCTIDKPIFKTNAKALFIVSYGIESNSQLDRKLFITADATSGNEHSKSSELYKMKGIDVKYSIFMTIESSLSYSNFTYGKSNLQKPLQQSIKVINDIRALNFTVVIRVPIKLGNEDIWVDSSSLQIPDCQRDKDEKPTVTNFVAQIQKNKSVDCSVASCRVFKCNRVMGIQEHKKYTISANLSSEWIKQIGLDSAKFLLTSTASLEYDRNQYIFFSVRSNNNPPIHKIVAEVEVYPEPDFTKEIVGGSVGGLALLALLTAGLYKAGFFKSKYKEMINEEQTADPGVEGGEPTPE